In Calditerricola satsumensis, the following proteins share a genomic window:
- the rplW gene encoding 50S ribosomal protein L23, which yields MKDPRDIIKRPIITEKSTDLMADKKYVFEVDLNANKIEIKKAVEAIFGVKVAKVNTMRVKPKKTRFGRFVGRTKEWKKAIVTLTPDSKPIEIFENV from the coding sequence ATGAAGGACCCGCGGGACATCATCAAGCGTCCGATCATCACCGAGAAAAGCACCGACCTGATGGCCGACAAGAAGTACGTGTTTGAAGTGGATCTGAACGCCAACAAGATCGAGATCAAGAAGGCGGTCGAGGCCATTTTCGGCGTCAAGGTGGCCAAGGTGAACACGATGCGCGTCAAGCCGAAGAAGACCCGCTTTGGCCGCTTCGTCGGGCGCACGAAAGAGTGGAAGAAAGCGATCGTGACGCTCACGCCGGACAGCAAACCGATTGAAATCTTCGAGAACGTGTAA
- the rplB gene encoding 50S ribosomal protein L2, which translates to MGIKKFKPTSPGVRQMTVSTFEEITTDKPEKSLLVPLKKHAGRNNQGRITVRHRGGGHKRMYRIIDFKRDKDGIPGKVATIEYDPNRSARICLIHYRDGEKRYILHPVGLKVGDIVMSGPDADIKVGNALPLEKIPVGTTIHNIELKPGKGGQLVRAAGAAAQVVGRDGDYVIVRLTSGEIRKIHKNCRATIGQVGNLDHENITLGKAGRARWLGRRPAVRGSAMNPVDHPHGGGEGKAPIGRKHPVTPWGKPTLGYKTRKKNNPSDKFIIRRRKK; encoded by the coding sequence ATGGGCATCAAGAAGTTTAAGCCGACCTCTCCGGGGGTCCGGCAGATGACGGTGTCCACCTTTGAGGAGATCACCACGGACAAGCCGGAAAAATCCCTGCTCGTGCCGCTGAAAAAGCACGCCGGTCGCAACAACCAGGGGCGCATCACCGTGCGCCATCGCGGCGGCGGGCACAAGCGCATGTATCGCATCATCGACTTCAAGCGCGACAAGGACGGCATTCCGGGGAAAGTGGCCACGATCGAGTACGACCCGAACCGTTCGGCGCGCATCTGCCTGATCCATTACCGCGATGGCGAAAAGCGCTACATTCTCCATCCGGTCGGGCTGAAAGTGGGCGACATCGTCATGTCCGGTCCGGACGCCGACATCAAGGTGGGCAACGCCCTGCCGCTGGAGAAGATTCCGGTCGGCACGACGATCCACAACATTGAGCTGAAGCCGGGCAAGGGCGGTCAGCTGGTTCGCGCTGCGGGGGCGGCCGCGCAGGTGGTGGGCCGCGACGGCGACTACGTCATTGTGCGCCTCACGTCCGGCGAGATCCGCAAGATCCACAAGAACTGCCGCGCCACCATCGGCCAGGTGGGCAACCTCGACCATGAGAACATCACCCTCGGCAAGGCGGGCCGCGCGCGCTGGCTCGGTCGTCGTCCGGCGGTGCGCGGTTCGGCGATGAACCCGGTCGATCACCCGCACGGCGGTGGCGAAGGGAAGGCGCCGATCGGCCGCAAGCATCCGGTTACCCCGTGGGGCAAGCCGACGCTGGGCTACAAGACGCGCAAGAAGAACAACCCGAGCGACAAGTTCATCATTCGCCGCCGCAAGAAGTGA